A genome region from Neisseria meningitidis includes the following:
- a CDS encoding NAD(P)H-hydrate dehydratase: protein MFPVFHLSGESRRRMLQAALRFPHVFKARAEDSHKGTFGTLAVVGGAVGMSGAPVLAASAAMYLGCGKVWAGFNQETLPFAVIAGFPEIMLDTADGLTKRQGINAWTAGCGLGTDKAAVGTLAGILTEHTDKPVLLDADALNILSTDAETRNLACGCKNLILTPHPAEAARLLGTTVAQVQADRTAAVRKIGAIFGATVVLKGHKTLVAASDTEIYVNESGNAGLATAGSGDVLGGIIGSLLAQGVPVFEAACAGAWLHGAAADVIKESAGIAAGLLAGEIAPAARWLRNRITESM, encoded by the coding sequence ATGTTTCCCGTTTTCCATCTTTCAGGCGAAAGCCGCCGCCGGATGCTTCAGGCGGCATTGCGTTTTCCTCATGTTTTCAAAGCCCGTGCGGAAGATTCGCACAAAGGGACTTTCGGCACGCTCGCCGTAGTCGGCGGCGCGGTCGGCATGAGCGGCGCGCCCGTATTGGCGGCATCGGCGGCAATGTATCTCGGCTGCGGCAAAGTGTGGGCGGGCTTCAATCAGGAAACGCTTCCGTTTGCCGTCATTGCCGGTTTTCCCGAAATTATGTTGGACACGGCAGACGGTTTGACCAAGCGTCAAGGCATAAACGCTTGGACGGCGGGTTGCGGCTTGGGTACGGATAAGGCGGCGGTCGGAACGCTTGCCGGAATTTTGACGGAACACACGGACAAGCCCGTCCTTTTGGATGCGGACGCGCTGAACATATTATCAACCGATGCCGAAACCCGAAATCTGGCATGCGGGTGTAAAAACCTGATTTTAACGCCACACCCCGCCGAAGCCGCGCGCCTGCTTGGAACGACGGTTGCACAGGTTCAGGCGGATCGGACGGCGGCAGTGAGGAAGATAGGGGCAATTTTCGGCGCAACCGTGGTTTTAAAGGGGCACAAAACATTGGTTGCCGCGTCCGATACGGAAATCTATGTCAACGAAAGCGGCAACGCGGGATTGGCAACGGCGGGCAGTGGCGACGTATTGGGCGGCATCATCGGCAGTCTGCTCGCACAGGGCGTGCCGGTTTTTGAAGCCGCCTGCGCGGGCGCGTGGCTGCACGGCGCGGCGGCGGATGTCATAAAAGAATCGGCAGGCATTGCGGCAGGGCTGTTGGCAGGGGAAATCGCCCCGGCGGCAAGGTGGCTGCGTAACCGGATAACTGAAAGTATGTAA
- a CDS encoding phosphoadenylyl-sulfate reductase: protein MKIFKPALWKIPPIENGSETALAEKTETLKQRLHRIAGSHRDARFASSLAAEDMVITDLIAGENLNIGIFTLDTGLLHAETLNLLDRIERVYPHMQIKRFQPIREDALHYVESKGRFAFYDSVEARRECCRIRKTEPLDRAIAGADAWLTGQRREQSATRTELPFAEYDAGRGIDKYNPIFDWSEHDVWAYILANNVPYNDLYRQGFPSIGCDPCTRPVKAGEDIRAGRWWWEDKNSKECGLHK from the coding sequence ATGAAAATTTTCAAACCTGCTTTATGGAAAATTCCGCCGATTGAAAATGGCAGTGAAACGGCTTTGGCGGAAAAAACGGAAACCCTCAAACAACGCCTGCACCGGATTGCCGGCAGCCACCGGGATGCACGGTTTGCCAGCAGCCTTGCTGCGGAAGATATGGTAATTACCGACCTTATCGCCGGAGAAAACCTCAATATCGGTATTTTTACTTTGGATACGGGGCTGCTGCACGCGGAAACTTTAAACCTGTTGGATAGGATTGAACGTGTTTATCCGCATATGCAAATCAAGCGTTTCCAACCGATACGGGAAGATGCCCTGCATTATGTGGAAAGCAAAGGCAGGTTTGCCTTTTACGACAGCGTTGAAGCGCGCCGCGAATGCTGCCGCATCCGAAAAACCGAACCGCTCGACCGCGCCATTGCCGGGGCGGATGCTTGGCTTACCGGGCAACGCCGCGAACAGTCCGCCACACGCACGGAACTGCCGTTTGCCGAATATGATGCCGGGCGCGGCATCGATAAATACAACCCGATTTTCGACTGGTCGGAACACGACGTGTGGGCATACATCCTTGCCAACAATGTGCCTTACAACGATTTGTACCGGCAAGGCTTTCCCAGTATAGGCTGCGACCCCTGCACCCGCCCCGTCAAGGCCGGCGAAGACATCCGCGCCGGGCGGTGGTGGTGGGAAGATAAAAACAGCAAAGAATGCGGGCTGCACAAATAA
- a CDS encoding assimilatory sulfite reductase (NADPH) flavoprotein subunit: protein MSEHDMQNTNPPLPPMPPEITQLLSGLDAAQWAWLSGYAWAKAGNGASAGLPALQTALPTAEPFSVTVLSASQTGNAKSVADKAADSLEAAGIQVSRAELKDYKAKNIAGERRLLLVTSTQGEGEPPEEAVVLHKLLNGKKAPKLDKLQFAVLGLGDSSYPNFCRAGKDFDKRFEELGAKRLLERVDADLDFAAAADGWTDNIAALLKEEAAKNRATPAPQTTPPAGLQTAPDGRYCKADPFPAALLANQKITARQSDKDVRHIEIDLSGSDLHYLPGDALGVWFDNDPALVREILDLLGIDQATEIQAGGKTLPVASALLSHFELTQNTPAFVKGYAPFADDDELDRIAADNAVLQGFVQSTPIADVLHRFPAKLTAEQFAGLLRPLAPRLYSISSSQAEVGDEVHLTVGAVRFEHEGRARAGGASGFLADRLEEDGTVRVFVERNDGFRLPEDSRKPIVMIGSGTGVAPFRAFVQQRAAENAEGKNWLFFGNPHFARDFLYQTEWQQFAKDGFLHRYDFAWSRDQEEKIYVQDKIREQAEGLWQWLQEGAHIYVCGDAAKMAKDVEAALLDVIIGAGHLDEEGAEEYLDMLREEKRYQRDVY from the coding sequence ATGAGTGAACACGATATGCAGAACACAAATCCGCCATTACCGCCTATGCCGCCCGAAATCACGCAGCTCCTGTCGGGGCTGGACGCGGCACAATGGGCGTGGCTGTCCGGCTACGCTTGGGCAAAAGCAGGAAACGGGGCATCTGCAGGACTGCCCGCGCTTCAGACGGCATTGCCGACGGCAGAACCTTTTTCCGTAACCGTCCTTTCCGCCTCGCAAACCGGCAATGCGAAATCCGTTGCCGACAAAGCGGCGGACAGCCTGGAAGCCGCCGGCATCCAAGTCAGTCGCGCCGAACTGAAAGACTATAAGGCGAAAAACATCGCCGGCGAACGCCGCCTGCTGCTGGTTACCTCCACCCAAGGCGAAGGCGAACCGCCGGAAGAAGCCGTCGTGCTGCACAAACTGCTGAACGGCAAAAAAGCCCCGAAATTGGACAAACTCCAATTTGCCGTACTGGGTTTGGGCGACAGCTCCTATCCGAATTTCTGCCGGGCGGGCAAAGATTTCGACAAACGTTTTGAAGAATTGGGCGCAAAACGCCTGCTCGAACGCGTTGATGCGGATTTGGACTTTGCCGCCGCCGCAGACGGATGGACAGATAATATCGCCGCACTCTTAAAAGAAGAAGCCGCAAAAAACCGGGCAACGCCCGCGCCGCAGACAACGCCCCCCGCCGGCCTTCAGACGGCACCGGATGGCAGGTACTGCAAGGCAGACCCCTTTCCCGCCGCCCTGCTGGCCAATCAGAAAATCACCGCCCGCCAATCCGATAAAGACGTGCGCCACATCGAAATCGATTTGAGCGGTTCGGATTTGCACTACCTCCCGGGCGACGCGCTCGGCGTTTGGTTTGACAACGATCCGGCACTGGTCAGGGAAATCCTAGACCTGCTCGGCATCGATCAGGCAACGGAAATACAGGCGGGCGGAAAAACCCTGCCGGTTGCCTCCGCACTGTTATCCCATTTTGAACTCACGCAAAACACCCCCGCCTTTGTCAAAGGCTATGCCCCGTTCGCCGATGATGACGAACTCGACCGTATTGCTGCCGACAACGCCGTTTTGCAAGGCTTTGTGCAAAGCACGCCGATTGCCGATGTGCTGCACCGCTTCCCGGCAAAACTGACAGCGGAACAATTCGCCGGCCTACTGCGCCCGCTTGCGCCGCGCCTGTATTCGATTTCCTCGTCGCAGGCGGAAGTGGGGGACGAAGTGCACCTGACCGTCGGCGCGGTGCGTTTCGAACACGAAGGGCGCGCCAGGGCGGGCGGCGCATCGGGTTTCCTTGCCGACCGGCTGGAAGAGGACGGCACGGTGCGCGTGTTTGTGGAACGCAACGACGGCTTCAGGCTGCCCGAAGACAGCCGCAAGCCGATTGTGATGATCGGCTCGGGCACCGGCGTCGCACCGTTCCGCGCTTTCGTCCAACAACGTGCCGCAGAAAATGCGGAAGGCAAAAACTGGCTGTTTTTCGGCAATCCGCATTTTGCCCGTGATTTTCTCTATCAAACCGAATGGCAGCAGTTTGCCAAAGACGGCTTCCTGCACAGATACGATTTCGCCTGGTCGCGCGATCAGGAAGAAAAAATCTATGTGCAGGACAAAATCCGCGAACAGGCGGAAGGACTTTGGCAATGGCTGCAGGAAGGCGCGCATATCTATGTGTGCGGCGATGCGGCAAAAATGGCAAAAGACGTGGAAGCCGCCTTGCTGGATGTGATTATCGGGGCAGGACATTTGGACGAAGAGGGCGCAGAAGAATATTTGGATATGCTGCGCGAAGAAAAACGCTATCAGCGTGATGTTTATTGA
- the cysG gene encoding siroheme synthase CysG, producing MNYFPIFANLAGRPVLVVGGGAVAARKISLLLKAGAEVRVAAKHLNAELSALAAENKILWLAEEFRAEHIRTVFLIIAASSDQALNRRVFHLAESCQKPVNVVDDRDHCSFIFPSVIDRNPVQIAVSSSGSAPVLARLLRERLEALLPPSLGDMAEISGRWRDAVKGKLKSVTERRRFWEKQFNGRFAALVKNRQNTLAERELAGQLEQSRQNDQGGSVSLVGAGPGDAGLLTLKGLQEIQQADVVLYDALVSDGILSLVRRDAERIFVGKRARGGRTPQEDTNALMVRLAREGRRVVRLKGGDPFVFGRGGEELETLARHQIPFSVVPGITAAVGATAYAGIPLTHRDYAQSAVFVTGHRKADAPDIEWQTLARSRQTLVIYMGALKAALIAERLQQHGRSPDTPAAVISQGTLPAQKTATGTLANLAELAETAPNPALIVIGEVVGLHEKLAWFGENAKKESNPAEHAYFALDGLGTGQEQQAA from the coding sequence GTGAATTATTTCCCCATTTTCGCCAACCTCGCCGGCCGCCCCGTATTGGTCGTAGGCGGCGGCGCAGTCGCCGCACGCAAAATCAGCCTGCTGCTGAAGGCGGGCGCAGAGGTCAGGGTTGCCGCAAAACACCTGAATGCCGAACTCTCCGCGTTGGCGGCGGAAAACAAAATCCTGTGGCTTGCCGAAGAATTTCGTGCCGAACACATCCGCACGGTTTTCCTCATCATTGCGGCAAGCAGCGACCAAGCCCTCAACCGGCGCGTTTTCCATCTTGCCGAAAGCTGCCAAAAGCCGGTCAACGTGGTGGATGACCGCGACCATTGCAGCTTCATCTTCCCATCGGTTATCGACCGCAACCCGGTTCAGATTGCCGTTTCCAGCTCCGGCAGCGCGCCCGTCCTCGCCCGACTGCTGCGTGAAAGGCTGGAAGCCCTGCTGCCGCCGTCTTTGGGCGATATGGCGGAAATTTCAGGAAGGTGGCGCGATGCCGTCAAGGGCAAACTGAAATCCGTTACCGAACGCCGCCGCTTTTGGGAAAAGCAGTTTAACGGACGTTTCGCCGCCCTCGTCAAAAACCGGCAAAACACCCTTGCCGAACGGGAATTGGCAGGCCAATTGGAACAAAGTCGTCAAAATGATCAAGGCGGCTCCGTCTCGCTGGTCGGCGCGGGTCCCGGCGATGCGGGGCTGCTGACGCTCAAAGGGCTGCAGGAAATCCAGCAGGCAGACGTGGTGCTTTACGACGCGCTGGTTTCAGACGGCATACTGTCCCTCGTCCGCCGCGATGCGGAACGGATTTTTGTCGGCAAGCGCGCCCGGGGCGGCCGCACCCCGCAAGAGGACACCAATGCGCTTATGGTCAGGCTGGCCCGCGAAGGCAGGCGCGTGGTGCGTTTGAAAGGCGGAGACCCTTTCGTGTTCGGACGCGGCGGCGAAGAATTGGAAACCTTGGCACGCCATCAGATTCCGTTTTCGGTCGTCCCCGGCATTACCGCCGCCGTCGGCGCGACCGCCTATGCCGGCATCCCGCTCACGCACCGCGATTATGCCCAAAGTGCGGTTTTCGTAACCGGCCACCGCAAGGCGGATGCGCCCGACATCGAATGGCAGACCCTTGCCCGCAGCCGCCAGACCTTGGTGATTTATATGGGTGCGCTCAAAGCCGCCCTGATTGCCGAACGGCTGCAACAGCACGGACGCTCGCCCGACACGCCGGCAGCCGTCATCAGCCAAGGCACGCTGCCGGCTCAAAAAACCGCAACCGGCACGCTCGCCAACCTTGCCGAACTCGCCGAAACCGCGCCGAATCCGGCATTGATTGTCATAGGCGAAGTGGTGGGGCTGCACGAAAAACTGGCTTGGTTCGGCGAAAACGCCAAAAAAGAAAGCAATCCGGCCGAACACGCGTATTTTGCATTGGACGGACTGGGCACCGGACAAGAACAACAAGCCGCATAA
- a CDS encoding cytochrome b/b6 domain-containing protein: protein MKNKTKVWDFPTRLFHWLLAASLPFMWYSAKTGGDMLQWHTRVGLFILFLLVFRLCWGIWGSDTARFSRFVRGWSGIREYMKNGIPEHVQPGHNPLGALMVVALLAAVSFQVGTGLFAADENTFSTNGYLNHLVSEHTGSLMRKIHLNFFKLLAVFSAVHIAAVAAYRVFKKKNLVLPMITGFKYIEGKTSIRFAGKAALAAALSVAALAAAAILLLS, encoded by the coding sequence ATGAAAAACAAAACCAAAGTCTGGGACTTCCCCACCCGCCTTTTCCACTGGCTGCTTGCCGCATCCCTACCCTTTATGTGGTATAGCGCGAAAACCGGCGGCGATATGCTGCAATGGCACACGCGCGTCGGGCTGTTTATCCTTTTCCTGCTCGTATTCCGCCTCTGCTGGGGCATTTGGGGCAGCGATACCGCCCGTTTCTCCCGTTTCGTCCGCGGATGGTCGGGTATCAGAGAGTATATGAAAAACGGTATTCCCGAACACGTCCAACCCGGACACAACCCCTTGGGCGCACTGATGGTCGTTGCGCTTTTGGCCGCCGTGTCGTTCCAAGTCGGCACGGGGCTTTTTGCCGCCGATGAAAACACCTTCAGCACCAACGGCTACCTCAACCATTTGGTTTCCGAACATACGGGCAGCCTTATGCGGAAAATCCATCTCAACTTTTTCAAACTGCTCGCCGTTTTTTCCGCAGTCCACATCGCCGCCGTCGCCGCATACCGCGTGTTCAAAAAGAAAAACCTCGTCCTCCCGATGATAACCGGCTTCAAATACATCGAAGGCAAAACCTCAATCCGCTTTGCCGGCAAAGCCGCGCTTGCCGCCGCATTATCGGTTGCCGCGCTTGCCGCAGCCGCCATCCTGCTCCTGTCCTGA
- a CDS encoding sulfate adenylyltransferase subunit 1, whose amino-acid sequence MTAQHQTPLRFITAGSVDDGKSTLIGRLLYDSKALLSDQIKTLESGKSKGLKETIDFSILTDGLEAEREQGITIDVAYRYFSTAKRKFIIADTPGHEQYTRNMVTGASTASAAVVLVDASQLDFGAQPLQLLPQTKRHSAILRQLDCPHIVVAVNKMDLLDYSEDKFNAIVEAYRRLAEQLGLKDAHFVPVSALLGDNIVYPGGNMPWYKGEPLLSILETLPGADEVSRTADDFYFPVQLVVRQDADKADDFRGYQGRIERGSVAVGQTVRIEPNGLTAEVSEIITPKGEVAQAFAGEAATLRLDRDIDVSRGDLFVDKNSPLAPQKHLEATLCWFDERPLNTARKYLLKHGTQTVPAKVGEIESVLDVRTLEQEAGAESLKMNDIAKVRINLQKPVTATPYAENTAAGSFILIDEATYGTVAAGMIL is encoded by the coding sequence ATGACGGCACAACACCAAACCCCGCTCCGCTTCATTACCGCCGGCAGCGTCGATGACGGCAAAAGCACCCTAATCGGACGACTGCTCTACGACAGCAAAGCCCTGCTGTCCGACCAAATCAAAACCTTGGAATCCGGCAAAAGCAAAGGTTTGAAAGAAACCATAGACTTCTCCATCCTGACCGACGGACTGGAAGCCGAACGCGAACAGGGCATTACGATCGATGTGGCATACCGCTATTTTTCCACGGCGAAACGAAAATTCATCATCGCCGACACGCCGGGGCACGAACAATACACGCGCAATATGGTTACGGGCGCAAGCACCGCTTCGGCGGCAGTCGTGCTGGTTGACGCATCCCAACTGGATTTCGGCGCGCAGCCCTTGCAGCTTCTGCCGCAGACCAAACGCCATTCCGCCATCCTCCGCCAACTCGACTGCCCGCATATTGTGGTGGCGGTCAACAAAATGGACCTGCTGGATTACAGCGAAGACAAATTCAACGCCATTGTGGAGGCATACCGCCGACTTGCCGAACAGCTCGGTTTGAAAGACGCGCATTTCGTACCGGTGTCCGCACTCTTGGGCGACAACATTGTTTACCCCGGCGGCAATATGCCTTGGTATAAAGGCGAACCCTTATTGTCCATTTTGGAAACCCTGCCGGGGGCGGACGAAGTCAGCCGCACCGCCGACGATTTTTATTTCCCCGTGCAACTGGTCGTCCGCCAAGATGCCGACAAGGCCGATGATTTCCGAGGCTATCAGGGGCGCATCGAACGCGGTTCGGTCGCCGTCGGACAAACCGTCCGCATCGAACCGAATGGGCTGACCGCCGAAGTGTCTGAAATCATCACACCCAAAGGCGAAGTGGCGCAGGCTTTTGCCGGAGAGGCGGCAACCCTCCGGCTGGATCGCGACATCGATGTTTCGCGCGGCGACCTTTTTGTCGATAAAAATTCCCCGCTCGCCCCGCAAAAACATCTGGAAGCCACGCTTTGCTGGTTTGACGAACGTCCGCTCAACACCGCGCGCAAATACCTGCTCAAGCACGGCACGCAAACCGTGCCGGCAAAAGTCGGGGAAATTGAAAGCGTTTTAGATGTCCGCACGCTGGAACAAGAGGCCGGCGCGGAATCCTTGAAGATGAACGACATCGCCAAAGTCCGCATCAACCTTCAAAAACCCGTTACGGCAACGCCTTATGCGGAAAACACCGCCGCCGGTTCGTTTATCCTGATAGACGAAGCGACATACGGCACTGTTGCGGCAGGTATGATTTTATGA
- the cysD gene encoding sulfate adenylyltransferase subunit CysD gives MTKTEPNNVQLDWLESESIHIIREVAAECENPALLFSGGKDSVVLLALACKAFRLGSRPVKLPFPLVHIDTGHNYPEVIAFRDAQAAKLNARLIVGRVEDSIAKGTVVLRKETDSRNAAQAVTLLETIEANGFDALMGGARRDEEKARAKERIFSFRDEFGQWDPKAQRPELWSLYNTRLHKGENMRVFPISNWTELDIWQYIARENLELPPIYYSHRREVVRRRGLLVPVTPLTPKMPSETSEILDVRFRTVGDISCTCPVESTASTPTEIIRETAVADISERSATRLDDQASEAAMEKRKKEGYF, from the coding sequence ATGACGAAAACCGAACCGAACAACGTCCAACTCGACTGGTTGGAATCCGAATCCATCCACATTATCCGCGAAGTGGCGGCAGAATGCGAAAACCCCGCCCTGCTCTTTTCCGGCGGCAAAGATTCCGTGGTCCTGCTCGCCCTCGCCTGCAAAGCCTTCCGGCTGGGCAGCCGGCCGGTGAAACTGCCCTTCCCGCTGGTGCATATCGACACGGGACACAACTACCCCGAAGTGATTGCTTTCCGCGACGCGCAGGCGGCAAAACTCAATGCCCGCCTGATAGTGGGGCGCGTGGAAGACTCCATTGCCAAAGGCACGGTGGTCTTACGCAAAGAAACCGATTCGCGCAATGCGGCACAGGCGGTTACCTTGTTGGAAACCATCGAGGCAAACGGCTTCGACGCGCTTATGGGCGGCGCGCGGCGCGACGAAGAAAAAGCCCGCGCCAAAGAACGGATTTTCTCGTTCCGCGACGAGTTCGGACAATGGGATCCGAAGGCGCAACGCCCCGAGCTGTGGTCGCTGTACAACACCAGGCTGCATAAAGGCGAAAATATGCGCGTCTTCCCGATTTCCAACTGGACGGAACTCGACATCTGGCAATACATCGCCCGCGAAAACCTCGAGCTGCCGCCGATTTATTACAGCCACAGGCGCGAAGTGGTCAGACGCAGGGGGCTGCTGGTCCCCGTAACGCCGCTCACCCCGAAAATGCCGTCTGAAACCTCCGAAATCCTTGATGTCCGCTTCCGCACCGTCGGCGACATCAGCTGCACCTGCCCGGTAGAAAGCACCGCGTCCACGCCGACGGAGATTATCAGAGAAACAGCGGTTGCCGACATTTCCGAACGCAGCGCGACCCGGCTGGACGATCAGGCAAGCGAGGCGGCAATGGAAAAACGCAAAAAAGAAGGCTATTTCTAA
- the typA gene encoding translational GTPase TypA has translation MKQIRNIAIIAHVDHGKTTLVDQLLRQSGTFRANQQVDERVMDSNDLEKERGITILAKNTAIDYEGYHINIVDTPGHADFGGEVERVLGMVDCVVLLVDAQEGPMPQTRFVTKKALALGLKPIVVINKIDKPSARPSWVIDQTFELFDNLGATDEQLDFPIVYASGLSGFAKLEETDESNDMRPLFDTILKYTPAPSGSADETLQLQISQLDYDNYTGRLGIGRILNGRIKPGQVVAVMNHDQQIAQGRINQLLGFKGLERVPLEEAEAGDIVIISGIEDIGIGVTITDKDNPKGLPMLSVDEPTLTMDFMVNTSPLAGTEGKFVTSRQIRDRLQKELLTNVALRVEDTADADVFRVSGRGELHLTILLENMRREGYELAVGKPRVVYRDIDGQKCEPYENLTVDVPDDNQGAVMEELGRRRGELTNMESDGNGRTRLEYHIPARGLIGFQGEFMTLTRGVGLMSHVFDDYAPVKPDMPGRHNGVLVSQEQGEAVAYALWNLEDRGRMFVSPNDKIYEGMIIGIHSRDNDLVVNPLKGKKLTNIRASGTDEAVRLATPIKLTLEGAVEFIDDDELVEITPQSIRLRKRYLSELERRRHFKKLD, from the coding sequence ATGAAACAAATCCGCAACATCGCCATCATCGCCCACGTCGACCACGGCAAAACCACATTGGTCGACCAACTGCTGCGCCAATCCGGCACATTCCGCGCCAACCAGCAGGTTGACGAGCGCGTGATGGACAGCAACGACCTTGAAAAAGAACGCGGCATCACCATCCTCGCCAAAAACACCGCCATCGATTACGAAGGCTACCACATCAATATCGTCGACACGCCGGGACACGCCGACTTCGGCGGCGAAGTAGAGCGAGTTTTGGGGATGGTGGACTGCGTCGTCTTGTTGGTGGACGCGCAGGAAGGCCCGATGCCGCAAACCCGTTTCGTGACCAAAAAAGCCTTGGCTTTGGGGCTGAAACCGATTGTCGTCATCAATAAAATCGACAAACCGTCCGCCCGTCCGAGCTGGGTCATCGACCAAACTTTCGAGCTGTTCGACAACTTGGGCGCGACCGACGAGCAGTTGGATTTCCCGATTGTTTATGCTTCCGGTCTGTCCGGTTTCGCCAAATTGGAAGAAACCGACGAGAGCAACGACATGCGTCCGCTGTTCGATACTATCTTAAAATATACGCCTGCACCGAGCGGCAGCGCGGACGAAACGCTGCAACTGCAAATTTCCCAACTCGACTACGACAACTACACCGGCCGCCTCGGTATCGGTCGTATCTTGAACGGACGTATCAAGCCCGGTCAAGTTGTTGCCGTCATGAACCACGATCAACAAATCGCCCAAGGCCGCATCAACCAGCTTTTGGGTTTCAAAGGTTTAGAACGCGTGCCGCTTGAAGAAGCCGAAGCCGGCGACATCGTGATTATTTCCGGTATTGAAGACATCGGCATCGGCGTAACCATCACCGACAAAGACAACCCCAAAGGCCTGCCGATGTTGAGCGTGGACGAACCGACGCTGACGATGGACTTTATGGTCAACACCAGCCCGTTGGCAGGTACGGAAGGCAAATTCGTAACCAGCCGCCAAATCCGCGACCGCCTGCAAAAAGAATTGCTGACCAACGTCGCCCTGCGCGTGGAAGATACCGCCGATGCCGACGTGTTCCGCGTATCCGGGCGCGGCGAGCTGCACCTGACCATTTTGCTGGAAAACATGCGCCGCGAAGGCTACGAACTCGCCGTCGGCAAACCGCGCGTCGTGTACCGCGACATCGACGGTCAAAAATGCGAACCGTATGAAAACCTGACCGTGGACGTACCCGACGACAACCAAGGCGCGGTAATGGAAGAACTCGGCCGCCGCCGTGGCGAACTGACTAATATGGAAAGCGACGGCAACGGACGCACCCGCCTCGAATACCATATTCCAGCGCGCGGCTTGATCGGCTTCCAAGGCGAATTTATGACCCTGACGCGCGGGGTCGGGCTGATGAGCCACGTGTTCGACGATTACGCGCCCGTCAAACCCGATATGCCTGGCCGCCACAACGGCGTGCTGGTGTCCCAAGAGCAGGGCGAGGCAGTCGCTTACGCCTTGTGGAATCTGGAAGACCGCGGCCGTATGTTCGTATCGCCCAACGACAAAATCTACGAAGGTATGATTATCGGCATCCACAGTCGCGACAACGATTTGGTGGTCAACCCGCTCAAAGGCAAAAAACTTACCAACATCCGTGCCAGCGGTACCGACGAAGCCGTTCGCCTGGCCACGCCGATTAAGCTGACGCTGGAAGGTGCGGTCGAGTTTATCGACGATGATGAGCTGGTAGAAATCACGCCGCAATCCATCCGTCTGCGCAAGCGTTACTTGAGCGAATTGGAACGCCGCCGCCATTTCAAAAAGCTAGATTGA